In the Wyeomyia smithii strain HCP4-BCI-WySm-NY-G18 chromosome 2, ASM2978416v1, whole genome shotgun sequence genome, one interval contains:
- the LOC129719714 gene encoding uncharacterized protein LOC129719714 gives MVAKLKNVKLRCVIHSCRTRAPVLYPVPMEMQKILKLERNPAHRICSNHFSPDDFITYKRSKLNAQATPTIISKGCIAKQIVPKEGCWVVGCNVKTKKRLVKIPHNDAIRKKWISSLELTNNIEDKVLRELMICHKHFREDDWSLVTTKYFKSTAVPRRAIGAKIKKPLHKAKIYVHSSCNDDNVTPEHGYSFPFTLPRSRTMCFVTGCQSRI, from the exons atg GTAGCAAAACTGAAGAATGTGAAATTACGTTGCGTAATTCATTCTTGCCGGACCCGAGCTCCAGTTTTGTATCCTGTGCCTATGGAGATGCAAAAGATCCTAAAATTAGAGCGTAATCCAGCGCATCGGATATGCAGTAACCATTTTTCTCCAGATGATTTTATTACATATAAGCGATCAAAGTTAAACGCACAAGCAACACCAACGATAATTTCGAAAGGATGCATTGCCAAACAGATAGTTCCTAAAGAGGGATGCTGGGTGGTTGGATGCAATGTAAAAACCAAGAAGCGTTTGGTCAAAATTCCTCATAATGATGCCATTCGTAAAAAGTGGATATCATCGCTAGAGCTCACCAACAATATTGAAGACAAAGTATTGCGTGAATTGATGATATGCCATAAACATTTTCGTGAAGATGATTGGTCGTTag taACAACGAAGTACTTTAAGTCAACTGCTGTTCCACGGCGAGCTATCGGTGCGAAGATCAAGAAACCTCTACACAAGGCCAAAATATATGTACACTCAAGCTGTAATGACGATAATGTCACACCGGAGCATGGATACTCTTTTCCATTTACACTTCCTCGCAGTAGAACTATGTGTTTTGTTACTGGttgccagagccggatttaa